TGGCTATGCGGTGCAAGACGTGATCTAGCTAGAGGGCGAGGAAGGAAAGAGTGGGGGGATAATGGGAGTGCCCGGGTGCTGAGTTGCATCACTTTCGGCAAGAAAAGCGGTGAAAGAACACACATAAAGGAAGTAGCCGGCGAACTGTGTGACAATCGAAGCTGCTATATCATTTCCTGCATGTGATGGGAGGGCGGCAGCAGAGGCAGCTCGAAGGGTAGCTCGAAGGCTTGGTGTGTGCAGCTGGCTTTTTGTCTGGATGGCTTCGTTCAATCGAGGGTCGGACGAGATTTAGGCGCACGGCGGAAATCTCGAGGATCCAGCGACTGGGTATCTGACGGATGCTTCGGCTTGCTCGTGGGCAGTTGCTTGGATCATTGtgtagtagtagtggtaCTCTCATTATGTAATCGATACTTTGCGGTTTGTGGTTACCCGGGTTAGCGGTtttggaaacaaaaattggCTGGCTGGCTGACGGTGTTGGACAAGGACCAGAGCACTACTGTTCTTCACTGGTATTACCACACGCAGTCAGTTGATAATCAGACGCCAGGAcagtttattttttgtttgaaggtATACTGGCGGCAAACTAGCGGTATACACGGGATAGATTAAGTGGTTTGTTGGTTGCAGACACAATGAGTACGACTGTGCAAGATACAACGGCGACATCATCGGCAACTTTTCTTTCTAATATTATCGGCAAGCCTGTGAACGTCAAGCTTCATTCTGGCATGCTTTACCAGGGGACATTAGAGTCTATCGATGGGTTTATGAATGTGTCACTCGCAGGTGCGATGGAGTACTATGAGGTGGAGAGTAGCAGCGTCATT
This region of Eremothecium cymbalariae DBVPG#7215 chromosome 4, complete sequence genomic DNA includes:
- the LSM6 gene encoding U4/U6-U5 snRNP complex subunit LSM6 (similar to Ashbya gossypii ACR204C); translation: MSTTVQDTTATSSATFLSNIIGKPVNVKLHSGMLYQGTLESIDGFMNVSLAGAMEYYEVESSSVIHKYESDVFLRGTQVLYISEI